A genomic stretch from Pithys albifrons albifrons isolate INPA30051 chromosome 28, PitAlb_v1, whole genome shotgun sequence includes:
- the BRPF3 gene encoding bromodomain and PHD finger-containing protein 3 isoform X3 has protein sequence MRKPQRRSRQNLEGRCSPSPYSLKCSPTRETLTYAQAQRIVEVDIDGRLHRISIYDPLKLITEDELTAQDITECNSNKENSEQPLFPSKSKKTPSKGKKKESCSKHAPGKSLHLPQPNFRVVDSFSQPDAPPLPAAYYRYMEKPPEDLDVEVEYDMDEEDLAWLEMVNERRRADGYGTVSADTFELLVDRLEKESYLESRNNGAHQSLIDEDAFCCVCMDDECHNSNVILFCDICNLAVHQECYGVPYIPEGQWLCRCCLQSPSRPVDCVLCPNKGGAFKQTSDGRWAHVVCAIWIPEVCFANTVFLEPIEGLNNIPPARWKLTCCICKQKGMGAAIQCHKLNCYTAFHVTCAQRAGLFMKIEPTRETNINGTTFTVRKTAYCESHSPPGMLKKGSLAAGGDGQEYTVKQKGEEEANSGPPKGSLKKNQVKLKQKIKRKPADVTKGHSPVPVVTVTQIPSYRLNKICSGLSLQRKNQFMQRLHNYWLLKRQARNGVPLIRRLHSHLQAQRNTEQKEQDEKTSAVKEELKYWQKLRHDLERARLLIELIRKREKLKREQVKVQQAAMELQLTPFNVLLRTTLDLLQEKDAAQIFTEPVNLNEVPDYLEFISNPMDFSTMRQKLESHLYRTLDEFEEDFNLIVTNCMRYNAKDTIFHRAAVRLRDFGGAILRHARRQAESIGFDIGVGIHLPESPKTKDFYCFSWEDVDNILLPENRAHLSLEAQLKELLEKLDMVSSVRSSGARTRRIRLLRREINSIRQKLAQQQNKTMASEETVLWERAEEGEKADDAKPPLPPTLEPTGPAPSLSELDSLQDPPTLKPISETKSLNQLQKRVVSDRELFDKKALQRESQTFQHLLTNNGLNGLALPPADTPASPSFSSVGRRTSVLFKKAKNGVKLQRGLDGSLENREDHRQSGRLSPSCPDRERQARKRTQSRTCNESNGERSPRQAGQRGATNGFAKHAESGSDSECSSALGSGPVFESCSGLMPPKRSRGKPTLSRMPFLEGVNGDPDFSGSGRTLLMSFESQGELEPLELVWAKCRGYPSYPALAVAST, from the exons ATGAGGAAGCCTCAAAGGAGATCCCGACAGAACTTAGAGGGGAGGTGTTCTCCCTCACCCTACAGCCTCAAGTGCTCCCCGACTCGGGAGACGCTGACGTACGCTCAGGCCCAACGGATTGTGGAGGTGGACATCGATGGGCGGCTTCATCGCATCAGCATCTATGATCCCTTGAAACTCATTACGGAGGACGAGTTGACTGCTCAGGACATCACTGAGTGCAACAGCAACAAGGAAAACAGTGAGCAGccccttttcccttccaaatCTAAGAAAACACCTTCCAAAGGCAAGAAGAAGGAGTCCTGCTCCAAACACGCACCAGGGAAGTCTTTACACTTACCCCAGCCCAACTTTCGTGTGGTGGACTCTTTTAGCCAGCCAGAtgcccctcctctccctgctgcctaCTATCGGTACATGGAAAAGCCTCCTGAAGACCTTGATGTAGAAGTGGAGTATGACATGGATGAGGAGGATCTGGCATGGCTGGAAATGGTCAACGAGAGGAGAAGGGCTGATGGCTATGGAACAGTTTCTGCTGACACTTTCGAGCTGCTGGTGGATCGGCTGGAAAAGGAGTCATACCTTGAGAGCCGCAACAACGGGGCTCACCAGTCCCTCATTGATGAGGATGCCTTTTGCTGTGTCTGCATGGATGATGAGTGTCACAACAGTAATGTCATCCTGTTCTGTGATATCTGCAATCTGGCGGTGCACCAGGAGTGTTACGGTGTGCCCTATATCCCTGAGGGGCAGTGGCTTTGCCGCTGCTGTTTGCAGTCCCCTTCTCGACCTGTGGATTGTGTCCTTTGCCCGAACAAAGGCGGAGCCTTCAAGCAGACTAGTGATGGCCGCTGGGCTCATGTGGTTTGTGCCATCTGGATCCCAGAGGTCTGCTTTGCAAACACTGTTTTTCTGGAGCCCATTGAAGGGCTCAATAACATCCCTCCAGCTAGGTGGAAGCTCACATGCTGTATCTGCAAGCAGAAGGGCATGGGAGCTGCTATCCAATGCCACAAGTTGAACTGTTACACTGCTTTTCATGTCACCTGTGCCCAGAGGGCTGGTCTCTTCATGAAGATCGAACCCACGAGGGAGACCAACATCAATGGCACGACATTCACTGTGCGCAAGACTGCCTATTGTGAGAGTCATTCCCCACCTGGAATGCTGAAAAAAGGGTCTCTAGCTGCCGGTGGTGATGGGCAGGAGTACACCGTGaagcagaagggagaggaggaagccAATTCTGGCCCTCCCAAAGGGTCTCTGAAAAAGAACCAAGTGAAATTGAAGCAAAAGATCAAAAGGAAGCCTGCTGACGTGACCAAAGGGCATTCACCTGTGCCCGTGGTGACTGTCACACAAATTCCCTCTTACAG gctgaacaaaatTTGCAGTGGGCTCTCCCTCCAGAGGAAGAACCAGTTCATGCAGAGGCTCCACAACTACTGGCTGCTGAAGCGGCAGGCGAGGAATGGGGTGCCCCTGATCCGGCGCCTGCACTCGCACCTTCAGGCCCAGCGGAACACGGAGCAG AAGGAGCAGGATGAGAAGACCAGTGCAGTGAAGGAAGAGCTGAAGTACTGGCAAAAACTGCGGCATGACTTGGAGCGGGCTCGACTGCTCATTGAGCTGATCCGTAAGAGGGAAAAACTCAAAAGGGAGCAG GTCAAGGTTCAGCAGGCTGCTATGGAGCTACAGCTGACCCCTTTCAACGTCCTTCTGCGCACAACGCTGGAtctgctgcaggagaaggaTGCTGCCCAGATCTTCACAGAGCCTGTTAACCTGAATGAG GTTCCAGATTACCTGGAATtcatttccaacccaatggatttTTCCACCATGAGGCAGAAGCTGGAGTCCCACCTGTACCGAACATTGGATGAGTTTGAGGAAGACTTTAACCTTATAGTTACCAACTGCATGAGGTATAATGCTAAAGACACGATTTTCCACCGAGCAGCTGTCCGGCTCAGAGACTTCGGAGGAGCGATATTGCGTCACGCACGGCGGCAGGCTGAAAGCATTGGCTTTGACATTGGTGTGGGGATTCACCTGCCTGAGTCACCCAAAACCAAGGacttttactgcttttcttgGGAGGATG TGGATAACATCCTCCTCCCAGAGAACCGGGCTCATCTCTCCTTGGAGGCCCAGCTGAAGGAACTGCTGGAAAAGCTAGACATGGTGAGCAGCGTCCGGTCCAGTGGTGCACGTACACGACGCATCCGGCTCCTGAGACGGGAGATCAACTCCATTCGGCAGAAACTGgcccagcagcagaacaagacCATGGCCAGTGAGGAGACTGTGCTGTGGGAACGGGCtgaagaaggggagaaag CAGATGATGCCAAGCCCCCACTCCCTCCAACCCTGGAGCCCACAGGACCTGCACCTTCTCTCTCAGAGCTGGACTCTCTGCAGGACCCTCCAACGCTTAAACCCATCAGTGAAACTAAGTCCTTGAATCAGCTGCAGAAGAGGGTGGTGTCGGACAGGGAGCTCTTTGACAAGAAGGCTCTGCAGCGGGAGAGCCAAACCTTCCAGCACCTGCTCACCAACAACGGCCTGAATGGACTGGCCTTGCCACCTGCAGACACCCCTGCCAGCCCTTCGTTCAGCAGCGTGGGCCGACGAACATCtgtcctttttaaaaaagctaaGAATGGGGTGAAGCTGCAGAGAGGTCTGGACGGCTCTCTGGAGAATAGGGAGGACCACAGGCAGAGCGGGCGGCTTtcaccctcctgccctgacaGAGAGCGACAAGCTCGGAAGCGGACACAGAGCAGAACCTGCAATGAGAGCAATGGAGAAAGGTCAcccaggcaggcaggacagagag GAGCGACTAATGGCTTTGCAAAGCACGCAGAAAGTGGCTCGGACTCAGAAtgcagctctgcccttggcAGTGGACCGGTGTTTGAATCCTGCAG TGGTTTGATGCCTCCTAAGCGCAGTCGAGGAAAGCCGACTCTTTCTCGGATGCCTTTCTTGGAAGGTGTGAATGGAGACCCTGATTTCAGTGGCTCAG GCAGGACTCTCCTGATGTCCTTTGAGAGTCAGGGTGAGCTGGAGCCCTTGGAGCTTGTGTGGGCCAAGTGCCGTGGCTACCCTTCCTACCCTGCCTTG GCAGTGGCTTCCACGTGA
- the BRPF3 gene encoding bromodomain and PHD finger-containing protein 3 isoform X1 — MRKPQRRSRQNLEGRCSPSPYSLKCSPTRETLTYAQAQRIVEVDIDGRLHRISIYDPLKLITEDELTAQDITECNSNKENSEQPLFPSKSKKTPSKGKKKESCSKHAPGKSLHLPQPNFRVVDSFSQPDAPPLPAAYYRYMEKPPEDLDVEVEYDMDEEDLAWLEMVNERRRADGYGTVSADTFELLVDRLEKESYLESRNNGAHQSLIDEDAFCCVCMDDECHNSNVILFCDICNLAVHQECYGVPYIPEGQWLCRCCLQSPSRPVDCVLCPNKGGAFKQTSDGRWAHVVCAIWIPEVCFANTVFLEPIEGLNNIPPARWKLTCCICKQKGMGAAIQCHKLNCYTAFHVTCAQRAGLFMKIEPTRETNINGTTFTVRKTAYCESHSPPGMLKKGSLAAGGDGQEYTVKQKGEEEANSGPPKGSLKKNQVKLKQKIKRKPADVTKGHSPVPVVTVTQIPSYRLNKICSGLSLQRKNQFMQRLHNYWLLKRQARNGVPLIRRLHSHLQAQRNTEQKEQDEKTSAVKEELKYWQKLRHDLERARLLIELIRKREKLKREQVKVQQAAMELQLTPFNVLLRTTLDLLQEKDAAQIFTEPVNLNEVPDYLEFISNPMDFSTMRQKLESHLYRTLDEFEEDFNLIVTNCMRYNAKDTIFHRAAVRLRDFGGAILRHARRQAESIGFDIGVGIHLPESPKTKDFYCFSWEDVDNILLPENRAHLSLEAQLKELLEKLDMVSSVRSSGARTRRIRLLRREINSIRQKLAQQQNKTMASEETVLWERAEEGEKADDAKPPLPPTLEPTGPAPSLSELDSLQDPPTLKPISETKSLNQLQKRVVSDRELFDKKALQRESQTFQHLLTNNGLNGLALPPADTPASPSFSSVGRRTSVLFKKAKNGVKLQRGLDGSLENREDHRQSGRLSPSCPDRERQARKRTQSRTCNESNGERSPRQAGQRGATNGFAKHAESGSDSECSSALGSGPVFESCSGLMPPKRSRGKPTLSRMPFLEGVNGDPDFSGSGRTLLMSFESQGELEPLELVWAKCRGYPSYPALIIDPKMPREGLLHNGVPIPVPPMDVLKLGEQRQTEAGEKLFLVLFFDNKRTWQWLPRDKVYPLGVDDTVDKLKMMEGRKTSIRKSVQVAYDRAMIHMSRVQGHHPFITSSYL; from the exons ATGAGGAAGCCTCAAAGGAGATCCCGACAGAACTTAGAGGGGAGGTGTTCTCCCTCACCCTACAGCCTCAAGTGCTCCCCGACTCGGGAGACGCTGACGTACGCTCAGGCCCAACGGATTGTGGAGGTGGACATCGATGGGCGGCTTCATCGCATCAGCATCTATGATCCCTTGAAACTCATTACGGAGGACGAGTTGACTGCTCAGGACATCACTGAGTGCAACAGCAACAAGGAAAACAGTGAGCAGccccttttcccttccaaatCTAAGAAAACACCTTCCAAAGGCAAGAAGAAGGAGTCCTGCTCCAAACACGCACCAGGGAAGTCTTTACACTTACCCCAGCCCAACTTTCGTGTGGTGGACTCTTTTAGCCAGCCAGAtgcccctcctctccctgctgcctaCTATCGGTACATGGAAAAGCCTCCTGAAGACCTTGATGTAGAAGTGGAGTATGACATGGATGAGGAGGATCTGGCATGGCTGGAAATGGTCAACGAGAGGAGAAGGGCTGATGGCTATGGAACAGTTTCTGCTGACACTTTCGAGCTGCTGGTGGATCGGCTGGAAAAGGAGTCATACCTTGAGAGCCGCAACAACGGGGCTCACCAGTCCCTCATTGATGAGGATGCCTTTTGCTGTGTCTGCATGGATGATGAGTGTCACAACAGTAATGTCATCCTGTTCTGTGATATCTGCAATCTGGCGGTGCACCAGGAGTGTTACGGTGTGCCCTATATCCCTGAGGGGCAGTGGCTTTGCCGCTGCTGTTTGCAGTCCCCTTCTCGACCTGTGGATTGTGTCCTTTGCCCGAACAAAGGCGGAGCCTTCAAGCAGACTAGTGATGGCCGCTGGGCTCATGTGGTTTGTGCCATCTGGATCCCAGAGGTCTGCTTTGCAAACACTGTTTTTCTGGAGCCCATTGAAGGGCTCAATAACATCCCTCCAGCTAGGTGGAAGCTCACATGCTGTATCTGCAAGCAGAAGGGCATGGGAGCTGCTATCCAATGCCACAAGTTGAACTGTTACACTGCTTTTCATGTCACCTGTGCCCAGAGGGCTGGTCTCTTCATGAAGATCGAACCCACGAGGGAGACCAACATCAATGGCACGACATTCACTGTGCGCAAGACTGCCTATTGTGAGAGTCATTCCCCACCTGGAATGCTGAAAAAAGGGTCTCTAGCTGCCGGTGGTGATGGGCAGGAGTACACCGTGaagcagaagggagaggaggaagccAATTCTGGCCCTCCCAAAGGGTCTCTGAAAAAGAACCAAGTGAAATTGAAGCAAAAGATCAAAAGGAAGCCTGCTGACGTGACCAAAGGGCATTCACCTGTGCCCGTGGTGACTGTCACACAAATTCCCTCTTACAG gctgaacaaaatTTGCAGTGGGCTCTCCCTCCAGAGGAAGAACCAGTTCATGCAGAGGCTCCACAACTACTGGCTGCTGAAGCGGCAGGCGAGGAATGGGGTGCCCCTGATCCGGCGCCTGCACTCGCACCTTCAGGCCCAGCGGAACACGGAGCAG AAGGAGCAGGATGAGAAGACCAGTGCAGTGAAGGAAGAGCTGAAGTACTGGCAAAAACTGCGGCATGACTTGGAGCGGGCTCGACTGCTCATTGAGCTGATCCGTAAGAGGGAAAAACTCAAAAGGGAGCAG GTCAAGGTTCAGCAGGCTGCTATGGAGCTACAGCTGACCCCTTTCAACGTCCTTCTGCGCACAACGCTGGAtctgctgcaggagaaggaTGCTGCCCAGATCTTCACAGAGCCTGTTAACCTGAATGAG GTTCCAGATTACCTGGAATtcatttccaacccaatggatttTTCCACCATGAGGCAGAAGCTGGAGTCCCACCTGTACCGAACATTGGATGAGTTTGAGGAAGACTTTAACCTTATAGTTACCAACTGCATGAGGTATAATGCTAAAGACACGATTTTCCACCGAGCAGCTGTCCGGCTCAGAGACTTCGGAGGAGCGATATTGCGTCACGCACGGCGGCAGGCTGAAAGCATTGGCTTTGACATTGGTGTGGGGATTCACCTGCCTGAGTCACCCAAAACCAAGGacttttactgcttttcttgGGAGGATG TGGATAACATCCTCCTCCCAGAGAACCGGGCTCATCTCTCCTTGGAGGCCCAGCTGAAGGAACTGCTGGAAAAGCTAGACATGGTGAGCAGCGTCCGGTCCAGTGGTGCACGTACACGACGCATCCGGCTCCTGAGACGGGAGATCAACTCCATTCGGCAGAAACTGgcccagcagcagaacaagacCATGGCCAGTGAGGAGACTGTGCTGTGGGAACGGGCtgaagaaggggagaaag CAGATGATGCCAAGCCCCCACTCCCTCCAACCCTGGAGCCCACAGGACCTGCACCTTCTCTCTCAGAGCTGGACTCTCTGCAGGACCCTCCAACGCTTAAACCCATCAGTGAAACTAAGTCCTTGAATCAGCTGCAGAAGAGGGTGGTGTCGGACAGGGAGCTCTTTGACAAGAAGGCTCTGCAGCGGGAGAGCCAAACCTTCCAGCACCTGCTCACCAACAACGGCCTGAATGGACTGGCCTTGCCACCTGCAGACACCCCTGCCAGCCCTTCGTTCAGCAGCGTGGGCCGACGAACATCtgtcctttttaaaaaagctaaGAATGGGGTGAAGCTGCAGAGAGGTCTGGACGGCTCTCTGGAGAATAGGGAGGACCACAGGCAGAGCGGGCGGCTTtcaccctcctgccctgacaGAGAGCGACAAGCTCGGAAGCGGACACAGAGCAGAACCTGCAATGAGAGCAATGGAGAAAGGTCAcccaggcaggcaggacagagag GAGCGACTAATGGCTTTGCAAAGCACGCAGAAAGTGGCTCGGACTCAGAAtgcagctctgcccttggcAGTGGACCGGTGTTTGAATCCTGCAG TGGTTTGATGCCTCCTAAGCGCAGTCGAGGAAAGCCGACTCTTTCTCGGATGCCTTTCTTGGAAGGTGTGAATGGAGACCCTGATTTCAGTGGCTCAG GCAGGACTCTCCTGATGTCCTTTGAGAGTCAGGGTGAGCTGGAGCCCTTGGAGCTTGTGTGGGCCAAGTGCCGTGGCTACCCTTCCTACCCTGCCTTG ATAATCGATCCCAAGATGCCGCGTGAGGGTTTGCTCCACaatggagtccccatccctgtcccacccaTGGACGTGTTGAAGTTGGGGGAGCAGAGGCAGACAGAGGCAGGAGAAAAGCTCttccttgtccttttttttgACAACAAGAGAACCTG GCAGTGGCTTCCACGTGACAAAGTCTATCCCCTTGGTGTTGATGACACAGTGGACAAGTTAAAGATGATGGAAGGACGAAAAACCAGCATCCGCAAGTCTGTGCAGGTGGCATATGACCGAGCCATGATCCACATGAGCCGAGTGCAGGGACACCATCCCTTCATTACATCCAGTTACCTATAA
- the BRPF3 gene encoding bromodomain and PHD finger-containing protein 3 isoform X2, translating into MRKPQRRSRQNLEGRCSPSPYSLKCSPTRETLTYAQAQRIVEVDIDGRLHRISIYDPLKLITEDELTAQDITECNSNKENSEQPLFPSKSKKTPSKGKKKESCSKHAPGKSLHLPQPNFRVVDSFSQPDAPPLPAAYYRYMEKPPEDLDVEVEYDMDEEDLAWLEMVNERRRADGYGTVSADTFELLVDRLEKESYLESRNNGAHQSLIDEDAFCCVCMDDECHNSNVILFCDICNLAVHQECYGVPYIPEGQWLCRCCLQSPSRPVDCVLCPNKGGAFKQTSDGRWAHVVCAIWIPEVCFANTVFLEPIEGLNNIPPARWKLTCCICKQKGMGAAIQCHKLNCYTAFHVTCAQRAGLFMKIEPTRETNINGTTFTVRKTAYCESHSPPGMLKKGSLAAGGDGQEYTVKQKGEEEANSGPPKGSLKKNQVKLKQKIKRKPADVTKGHSPVPVVTVTQIPSYRLNKICSGLSLQRKNQFMQRLHNYWLLKRQARNGVPLIRRLHSHLQAQRNTEQKEQDEKTSAVKEELKYWQKLRHDLERARLLIELIRKREKLKREQVKVQQAAMELQLTPFNVLLRTTLDLLQEKDAAQIFTEPVNLNEVPDYLEFISNPMDFSTMRQKLESHLYRTLDEFEEDFNLIVTNCMRYNAKDTIFHRAAVRLRDFGGAILRHARRQAESIGFDIGVGIHLPESPKTKDFYCFSWEDVDNILLPENRAHLSLEAQLKELLEKLDMVSSVRSSGARTRRIRLLRREINSIRQKLAQQQNKTMASEETVLWERAEEGEKDDAKPPLPPTLEPTGPAPSLSELDSLQDPPTLKPISETKSLNQLQKRVVSDRELFDKKALQRESQTFQHLLTNNGLNGLALPPADTPASPSFSSVGRRTSVLFKKAKNGVKLQRGLDGSLENREDHRQSGRLSPSCPDRERQARKRTQSRTCNESNGERSPRQAGQRGATNGFAKHAESGSDSECSSALGSGPVFESCSGLMPPKRSRGKPTLSRMPFLEGVNGDPDFSGSGRTLLMSFESQGELEPLELVWAKCRGYPSYPALIIDPKMPREGLLHNGVPIPVPPMDVLKLGEQRQTEAGEKLFLVLFFDNKRTWQWLPRDKVYPLGVDDTVDKLKMMEGRKTSIRKSVQVAYDRAMIHMSRVQGHHPFITSSYL; encoded by the exons ATGAGGAAGCCTCAAAGGAGATCCCGACAGAACTTAGAGGGGAGGTGTTCTCCCTCACCCTACAGCCTCAAGTGCTCCCCGACTCGGGAGACGCTGACGTACGCTCAGGCCCAACGGATTGTGGAGGTGGACATCGATGGGCGGCTTCATCGCATCAGCATCTATGATCCCTTGAAACTCATTACGGAGGACGAGTTGACTGCTCAGGACATCACTGAGTGCAACAGCAACAAGGAAAACAGTGAGCAGccccttttcccttccaaatCTAAGAAAACACCTTCCAAAGGCAAGAAGAAGGAGTCCTGCTCCAAACACGCACCAGGGAAGTCTTTACACTTACCCCAGCCCAACTTTCGTGTGGTGGACTCTTTTAGCCAGCCAGAtgcccctcctctccctgctgcctaCTATCGGTACATGGAAAAGCCTCCTGAAGACCTTGATGTAGAAGTGGAGTATGACATGGATGAGGAGGATCTGGCATGGCTGGAAATGGTCAACGAGAGGAGAAGGGCTGATGGCTATGGAACAGTTTCTGCTGACACTTTCGAGCTGCTGGTGGATCGGCTGGAAAAGGAGTCATACCTTGAGAGCCGCAACAACGGGGCTCACCAGTCCCTCATTGATGAGGATGCCTTTTGCTGTGTCTGCATGGATGATGAGTGTCACAACAGTAATGTCATCCTGTTCTGTGATATCTGCAATCTGGCGGTGCACCAGGAGTGTTACGGTGTGCCCTATATCCCTGAGGGGCAGTGGCTTTGCCGCTGCTGTTTGCAGTCCCCTTCTCGACCTGTGGATTGTGTCCTTTGCCCGAACAAAGGCGGAGCCTTCAAGCAGACTAGTGATGGCCGCTGGGCTCATGTGGTTTGTGCCATCTGGATCCCAGAGGTCTGCTTTGCAAACACTGTTTTTCTGGAGCCCATTGAAGGGCTCAATAACATCCCTCCAGCTAGGTGGAAGCTCACATGCTGTATCTGCAAGCAGAAGGGCATGGGAGCTGCTATCCAATGCCACAAGTTGAACTGTTACACTGCTTTTCATGTCACCTGTGCCCAGAGGGCTGGTCTCTTCATGAAGATCGAACCCACGAGGGAGACCAACATCAATGGCACGACATTCACTGTGCGCAAGACTGCCTATTGTGAGAGTCATTCCCCACCTGGAATGCTGAAAAAAGGGTCTCTAGCTGCCGGTGGTGATGGGCAGGAGTACACCGTGaagcagaagggagaggaggaagccAATTCTGGCCCTCCCAAAGGGTCTCTGAAAAAGAACCAAGTGAAATTGAAGCAAAAGATCAAAAGGAAGCCTGCTGACGTGACCAAAGGGCATTCACCTGTGCCCGTGGTGACTGTCACACAAATTCCCTCTTACAG gctgaacaaaatTTGCAGTGGGCTCTCCCTCCAGAGGAAGAACCAGTTCATGCAGAGGCTCCACAACTACTGGCTGCTGAAGCGGCAGGCGAGGAATGGGGTGCCCCTGATCCGGCGCCTGCACTCGCACCTTCAGGCCCAGCGGAACACGGAGCAG AAGGAGCAGGATGAGAAGACCAGTGCAGTGAAGGAAGAGCTGAAGTACTGGCAAAAACTGCGGCATGACTTGGAGCGGGCTCGACTGCTCATTGAGCTGATCCGTAAGAGGGAAAAACTCAAAAGGGAGCAG GTCAAGGTTCAGCAGGCTGCTATGGAGCTACAGCTGACCCCTTTCAACGTCCTTCTGCGCACAACGCTGGAtctgctgcaggagaaggaTGCTGCCCAGATCTTCACAGAGCCTGTTAACCTGAATGAG GTTCCAGATTACCTGGAATtcatttccaacccaatggatttTTCCACCATGAGGCAGAAGCTGGAGTCCCACCTGTACCGAACATTGGATGAGTTTGAGGAAGACTTTAACCTTATAGTTACCAACTGCATGAGGTATAATGCTAAAGACACGATTTTCCACCGAGCAGCTGTCCGGCTCAGAGACTTCGGAGGAGCGATATTGCGTCACGCACGGCGGCAGGCTGAAAGCATTGGCTTTGACATTGGTGTGGGGATTCACCTGCCTGAGTCACCCAAAACCAAGGacttttactgcttttcttgGGAGGATG TGGATAACATCCTCCTCCCAGAGAACCGGGCTCATCTCTCCTTGGAGGCCCAGCTGAAGGAACTGCTGGAAAAGCTAGACATGGTGAGCAGCGTCCGGTCCAGTGGTGCACGTACACGACGCATCCGGCTCCTGAGACGGGAGATCAACTCCATTCGGCAGAAACTGgcccagcagcagaacaagacCATGGCCAGTGAGGAGACTGTGCTGTGGGAACGGGCtgaagaaggggagaaag ATGATGCCAAGCCCCCACTCCCTCCAACCCTGGAGCCCACAGGACCTGCACCTTCTCTCTCAGAGCTGGACTCTCTGCAGGACCCTCCAACGCTTAAACCCATCAGTGAAACTAAGTCCTTGAATCAGCTGCAGAAGAGGGTGGTGTCGGACAGGGAGCTCTTTGACAAGAAGGCTCTGCAGCGGGAGAGCCAAACCTTCCAGCACCTGCTCACCAACAACGGCCTGAATGGACTGGCCTTGCCACCTGCAGACACCCCTGCCAGCCCTTCGTTCAGCAGCGTGGGCCGACGAACATCtgtcctttttaaaaaagctaaGAATGGGGTGAAGCTGCAGAGAGGTCTGGACGGCTCTCTGGAGAATAGGGAGGACCACAGGCAGAGCGGGCGGCTTtcaccctcctgccctgacaGAGAGCGACAAGCTCGGAAGCGGACACAGAGCAGAACCTGCAATGAGAGCAATGGAGAAAGGTCAcccaggcaggcaggacagagag GAGCGACTAATGGCTTTGCAAAGCACGCAGAAAGTGGCTCGGACTCAGAAtgcagctctgcccttggcAGTGGACCGGTGTTTGAATCCTGCAG TGGTTTGATGCCTCCTAAGCGCAGTCGAGGAAAGCCGACTCTTTCTCGGATGCCTTTCTTGGAAGGTGTGAATGGAGACCCTGATTTCAGTGGCTCAG GCAGGACTCTCCTGATGTCCTTTGAGAGTCAGGGTGAGCTGGAGCCCTTGGAGCTTGTGTGGGCCAAGTGCCGTGGCTACCCTTCCTACCCTGCCTTG ATAATCGATCCCAAGATGCCGCGTGAGGGTTTGCTCCACaatggagtccccatccctgtcccacccaTGGACGTGTTGAAGTTGGGGGAGCAGAGGCAGACAGAGGCAGGAGAAAAGCTCttccttgtccttttttttgACAACAAGAGAACCTG GCAGTGGCTTCCACGTGACAAAGTCTATCCCCTTGGTGTTGATGACACAGTGGACAAGTTAAAGATGATGGAAGGACGAAAAACCAGCATCCGCAAGTCTGTGCAGGTGGCATATGACCGAGCCATGATCCACATGAGCCGAGTGCAGGGACACCATCCCTTCATTACATCCAGTTACCTATAA